A window of Juglans regia cultivar Chandler chromosome 7, Walnut 2.0, whole genome shotgun sequence contains these coding sequences:
- the LOC118348887 gene encoding uncharacterized mitochondrial protein AtMg00810-like — MINLLLYVDDIIITVVPTTDGLFISQLKYALDILTRAQLLDSKPVHTPMVVSQHLPIDGPLFSNPTLYRSLVGALPQFLHAPTEDHFLAVKCILRYVKGKLHFGLTFHPSVAPGALVAYSDADWAGCPHTCRTSTSGYSIYLGDNLVSWSVKKEPIVSHSNCESEYRALAFTAAKLLWLMHLLHDLKVSYSHQPLLLCDNKSAIFLSSNPVSHKQAKNVELDYHFFREFVLTGKLCTQGSKKKRKKMRSWEEASLELAVVGSGGFPSRDRSVGGLIRDQEELELAA; from the exons ATGATCAATTTGCTTctctatgttgatgacatcattATTACAG ttGTACCTACCACTGATGGTCTCTTTATCAGTCAGCTGAAATATGCTCTGGACATTCTCACACGAGCTCAGTTACTTGATAGCAAACCAGTCCACACTCCCATGGTTGTTTCCCAGCATCTGCCTATTGATGGTCCTCTGTTTTCGAATCCCACGCTTTACAGATCTCTTGTTGGTGCTCTCCC TCAGTTTCTTCATGCCCCGACTGAAGACCATTTTCTTGCTGTCAAATGCATTCTTCGCTATGTTAAGGGCAAACTGCATTTTGGTCTCACTTTTCATCCATCTGTTGCTCCTGGTGCTTTAGTTGCTTACTCGGATGCAGACTGGGCAGGTTGCCCTCATACTTGTCGTACTTCTACCTCTGGATATTCTATTTATCTTGGTGAcaatttggtttcttggagTGTCAAGAAAGAACCTATTGTTTCTCACTCCAATTGTGAATCTGAGTATCGTGCCTTGGCTTTCACTGCTGCTAAACTTCTTTGGCTCATGCATCTTCTTCATGACCTCAAAGTCTCTTATTCACACCAACCTCTTCTATTATGTGACAACAAGAGTGCAATCTTCTTGAGCTCTAATCCTGTTTCTCACAAACAGGCCAAGAATGTTGAGCTTGACTACCACTTTTTTCGTGAATTTGTTCTTACTGGCAAGCTTTGCACTCA GGGAtcgaagaaaaaaagaaagaaaatgcgaAGCTGGGAGGAGGCCTCCCTCGAGCTTGCTGTAGTGGGGAGTGGTGGCTTTCCATCACGCGATCGATCGGTTGGTGGGTTAATTCGTGATCAGGAAGAGCTAGAGCTAGCTGCTTAA